Within the Indicator indicator isolate 239-I01 chromosome 1, UM_Iind_1.1, whole genome shotgun sequence genome, the region GCACTTACATCAGAGCAAATCTGGGGTACACCTGTAATGTAATGCTCCTACTAATCTCCCTTTAGCAAGCAGGAAGAACTACAAAGAAAAGtgtcatgtgaaaaaaaaaaaaaacaaacaaccctccCCAGGACTATTTCAGTAAGGCTGTGGTTTGAATAAGTGAAGCTGTTTTGTATCCTCAAGCCTGTAATGCTGCCTTCTTCCACCTATCTTTACTGCAGTAGAATAATGgggaaaaccccaaactaacaacataaaaacccaccaccaaacaagaaaaaaaccacagcaacTCCAAATCTGAAAGCTGCTTACACAACTGCTCCCCTTCACAGCTCTACACATTGTAACAAAAAGACAACACCCATAAAATATCAGTGATTTAATAAAGGCTAAGGAAAAGATTTGAATGAATacaatgcaagaaaaaaaaattaattacaactTCTTATTTTTTGCAATATTGAAGTCTAAATAAAACTGGACTTCATAGGAATTAATCTGAaattgggggggtgtgtgtgtgttatgttTTTAATAGATTGATTGTGCTTCTATTGGCATTGTCAACACCAAAAATGACAGGCTCTCTAGGAATACCTCACCACCAGGACATTAAATCTTTTAGGGCAGCAATATTAATGCTATCTACTATTTAAAGTAATAAAGACAGAAGCCGCAATATACTTCTGACTGATGTTTCATATTCAGACCAGCCTGATTTAATTTCATCTCTCACCCAagttcctctctttctttcaagTCTATGAACAGCACCATGTATTTGGACAAATCCCAAGCATTAGTCACACCTCCAATTAAATCCATTTACTATTaaattctatgaatttatatTGCAAAAACTATCCAGCTATGAAGTTTCATTTCCAAGTTTACAAATTCCTAACTCTGAAGACATTGTTGCTAGTAATCTACAGTTTTTCAAGTCACAGAAAGGAGGCAATGATGCTCTATGGTACTTTGCTCCCAACTTTACAGAAATTACTATAGAACTGATTCAGTTTCACTTTATACCAAGATTACAACTGGTTGCCTTAACAGCAGACCCTTGGTTAGCTTTTACAAAGAccacctggaaaagaggaagtaAACCCTACTGGTAAGCACTGATAAAAAAGCTCTATCTGCACTTTTGAGGTCCTTCTTTTAGAACTTCTTCTCAACCATCAGGGTGTTCCTTCCACATCTAACAGTACTTAAGAAGAACTGAATaatttttctgaaatgtttattACATTTCACATTATTCACTACTCCTAATAACAACAACTTTAGTAAATCCTTGAGTTGTATTTTGCTTTGCACAGATTGTTACAGAGGTAAGATACAAGAATGTTAAAGCAAGAGGATAATACTGAAAAGGTATCAAAGACATGGGAAATTAAAAGTTTTACTGTACAGGCCAATAGTAACAAAAATGAATCAACATTTCGATACAAAAGTGTAGGAAGCTTGCAGTAAAAGGCTTAAGTGGTGAAGGAAAGGTTCTGAACACTATAGCAGCACTCCTTCACATTTTGGACTGTCTGTGAAAATGCAGCATTAACAAACAATACCTGTATTTATGAAAGAGAGGTAAGGAAACAGCAGATAAAGCTCAGTATCTGCTGTGGGAGTCATAGGCCAGACATCATCTTGCTAAGAAGAGGGTTGAGGGTTTCTGCTACTGATGGAAAAAGAGTCAGGTGCAGAGTTGCTTCACGTAAGCTACTCTGCAGCTCACGCCAGAGTTGCCAGCTTGTCAATCAAATCATCAACAGTATTCACGAGCAGTTTCGTGTCCTCTTTCTCGCTCATCCGGTGCTGGCCGGTTTTGCGGAGGATGACATCCACATCTTGGCTCAGAACACGTTCAGCAACCTGCATGGAGACCTGCCAGGGGACCTCGCTGTCCCTCATGCCATGAATGAGTCGTATGGGGCACGTTACAGGAATGGGGCTGTTTAGCACACAGTGATTTTCCGCTTCTCTGACAAAGTCGTACGTCAAGGAGTAATATCCGTCCTTGTTATACTTTGTGGGATACTTCCACTcacctttttcttctatttctttttgtgcctataaaagaaaagaagaagaagaatagCCATTAGAAGTTCTTTGCAGCGCCTCAACTTACTTCTGTTCCATATGCAATAAACCTCCCCAGGTGTAAAATTTCACTTTATTGGCAGGGAAAGTATGCTCCTGTTCACCATCCAGCATCTGAGAAGACAAAGCCCCTACCACATCACAGAAGCTCTGCACATCTCTTCTGCAAATTAATATAGTTAGGATTCATCAATGAAATGAAGTCTCTCAGCCAGAAACAAAGAGATGTATAACCACAATCAACATGAAGTCTCTCTGGCTGCAGTCAGTATACTGAATCTTAACAAAGAATCCTTGGAAAAAGGAATTTTCCAGTAATCAGTCTTCTCAGTCTTTGCCACAATAGCTATCTAAATGCTGTATTTCTAGAATCTTACCTTAGTCTTAAGAAAGAATATTGCCttaggaaaaataattaaaaaaaaaaatcagtaacccatgaaaataatttcattattCTAAAGTGCGAGTTATTTATCACCAAATTTATTTGACACATTACAAATTGTGATTTACTTTCCTGAAGAATGGACACTATCAACATCAGGGAAGCAACTCCGAAAGAGATCTCTCACCACCTATATCCTCCACACACTAATCTGAAAAATTCCCTTCCTACACACACAAACTGTGACAGACTCACCTCATCCAATGTTACCTCACTTAGCAGCTACTTGTCCATCCTTGAAAGCACAAGGATTCCATCTGAAGGCAAATACAACTTTCAACCATCAACATTTACCTCAATGGGAAGCTTCTTAAAAGTTGTTACAAGATGGTCTGCTGCTACAGCTACTCCAACCAGAGCAGCTACCTTATCTGGGCGTGCTATTGCAGCATGAAGCATCAACCACCCACCCAAACTGGAGCCCACCAGAATCTGAAAACGAGAGGAAAGAAGTTATTATTTGACAGGAACtggaaaatgagatttttcttctcttacaaAGTATCAGCTTTCACTTGGTTTCACTACTTAAACTTTTGGCATAATCCTGCTGTCCTTACCCAGGCAGAAGCGCTGTCACCACCAGTGGAAATTTTGCCTGAGTAAGCACCACCAGgtgttttattattctttttgtttggcATGGCTGGTTATTGCTGCCTGAGACTGAAACACTGTAAACAAAATGAGAGTTGAAACAACTCAGTATCACATGGTTACTTTATGTTTCCTTCTTAAAATAGACGCACATGGTAAAGGGCCAGTGCAGTTAAAGAGGTCAACAAAAGCAATCCATTATACAAAATTGTTTTAACCACAATACTAGGGATTTTCAGGTTGCAGGGGATTTCGCCTTTCTCACACCCATTTCTAAAGTAATTGAAGAAGTCATACGCTGCTTCTGCTGATCTTTATTTTAAGCTGTTTTATCATATACAGTACATAAACTTGTAACGTTCCCATGAGTCCTTTAACTAACACATCAGCATGGGATACTGACATACTTTTTCATTAAAAGGGCTGCACTACACTGGAACAGTTCCTTATCTCCTGTCAGGTAGAACCTCCACCAAGAAGCTTTCTCATGCTAACAGACAGGAAGCTCTAATAAACAACCTCCAGGAGGTCCTTCTAACCCATGTTTCATGATTTTGTAACTGATCTGCTTGCCAAAGAGGCCTTAATCTCAAATGATTCATCTTGAAAGTGAGCAGGTGTCAGTTGCTACACAGCAGACACTGCTGACCAGAGCTATGATGACACATTTTTGATTAATGTTCTACCTTGAGGACAAAGACCATTCTAAATTTAAAAGTAAGACAAAACCTGTGGTCCATCTGTAAGTTCATCCAGTATAGACAGAACATCTTTTTTCCACTTCCCAATTGTACACTCCTCAAGTTTGCCATCTGAACTTCCACATCCTGTATAATCAAATCTGAAAAAGTAACCATCAAAGTGAGTCAAATTACTGTCTACAGAGAAGCTGACTAAACAGCACAATTTAATCAAATTAAACAGAGGACAAGATACTGCACTGAATTTTTCACTTGGTCCTGACTATCACTAGCACCACAAATCACACAAAAAGAGATTTAAACACAACATATGCAACTAGGTGATGTGGTGTTTTCTTATCATTTGATATAACAATATCCAAATTTAATAATGAATTTTCTTTGCAGACCACAACGCCCAAATACTTTCTAAAGGtatttttaaaggtatttttataATGTACAAACTCTTTCAAATGCAATACCCAAATATGAAGGCTTATAGAACTTAGCACACAGCCTTGTCTATCAAAGGAGAGTATCACCAAGCATGTGAACGTGCTAAACCAACAGAAGACAGTGGGTAACCTAATCATGTTTGGCATTTAAGGATGCCTAAAAGCAGTAACTTAAAAAATTAGAACTCCAGgtcctttctttttcattgttgTGCCTATAGCTTTAATGTAACACTGGCTAGactattttatttcagaattttCTGGATTATTTTCAGAATACATTCTTCTGCCTTATCTCAGTCTTGCTACAGACAAGAAATCTCATGTCTGAAATGGAAGCACAGTATGCATTCCAATCTGCATGCCAAACTCAAATATTTTGGTTAAAAGCCCTTCCTCCAACCCATGACATAAGTTTCACTCTCTCAAGATGAATGCTCTGAATGTACCTGATGAAGGCATGACCTAAAGAGTTGCAGAAATCTTCAAGGGCAATTGCTTTCTGACCAGTCA harbors:
- the ABHD10 gene encoding palmitoyl-protein thioesterase ABHD10, mitochondrial, producing MTGQKAIALEDFCNSLGHAFIRFDYTGCGSSDGKLEECTIGKWKKDVLSILDELTDGPQILVGSSLGGWLMLHAAIARPDKVAALVGVAVAADHLVTTFKKLPIEAQKEIEEKGEWKYPTKYNKDGYYSLTYDFVREAENHCVLNSPIPVTCPIRLIHGMRDSEVPWQVSMQVAERVLSQDVDVILRKTGQHRMSEKEDTKLLVNTVDDLIDKLATLA